One segment of Pseudodesulfovibrio sp. 5S69 DNA contains the following:
- the purT gene encoding formate-dependent phosphoribosylglycinamide formyltransferase, with the protein MTALGTAKTASAKKMMLLGGGELGKEVVIEAQRLGIETIVVDRYEDTPAMQVAHRSYTMSMLDGDALRRVITDEKPDYIVPEIEAIATSTLVELEKEGFNVVPTANATRLTMDREGIRRLAAEEVGLPTSPYRFADTEEEYRAAVAEIGIPCVVKPVMSSSGKGQSTVKSEADIQKAWDYSQSGGRTGEGRVIIEKFVPFDYEITLLTVRHVDGTTFCEPIGHRQENGDYRESWQPQPMSEAALAQARDYARKITDALGGRGLFGVELFVKDGDVIFSEVSPRPHDTGLVTVISQDLSEFALHVRAVLGLPIPGIRQYGAAASSVILSNGTSDKPAFDGVDVALREADTKVLIFGKGECAGVRRLGVALALADDVEAAVEKAKRVSSAVTVSY; encoded by the coding sequence ATGACAGCATTGGGAACGGCCAAAACGGCATCGGCAAAGAAAATGATGCTTCTTGGTGGGGGCGAGCTCGGTAAGGAAGTGGTGATCGAAGCGCAGCGTCTCGGCATCGAGACGATTGTGGTCGATCGCTATGAAGATACCCCGGCCATGCAGGTGGCGCACCGTTCGTACACCATGTCCATGTTGGATGGCGACGCGCTCCGTCGGGTCATTACGGACGAGAAGCCGGACTATATCGTGCCCGAGATCGAGGCCATCGCCACGTCCACGCTGGTCGAGCTGGAAAAAGAGGGGTTCAATGTCGTCCCTACCGCCAATGCGACCAGGCTGACGATGGATCGCGAGGGCATCCGGCGTCTTGCCGCCGAGGAGGTCGGCCTGCCCACCTCGCCGTACCGCTTCGCCGATACGGAAGAGGAATACCGGGCGGCGGTGGCTGAAATCGGTATCCCCTGCGTGGTCAAGCCCGTCATGAGCTCTTCCGGAAAAGGGCAGTCCACGGTAAAAAGTGAGGCCGATATCCAAAAGGCGTGGGACTATTCCCAGTCCGGCGGCCGTACCGGTGAAGGGCGTGTCATTATCGAAAAGTTCGTTCCTTTTGACTACGAGATCACCCTCTTGACCGTGCGTCACGTTGACGGAACAACGTTTTGCGAGCCGATCGGACACCGGCAGGAAAATGGGGATTACCGCGAATCCTGGCAGCCGCAACCCATGAGTGAGGCGGCCCTTGCCCAAGCTCGTGACTATGCCCGCAAGATCACGGACGCCCTTGGTGGGCGCGGCCTTTTCGGGGTGGAACTCTTTGTCAAAGATGGTGATGTGATCTTCAGTGAAGTGTCCCCCCGCCCCCACGATACCGGCCTGGTCACTGTCATCTCTCAGGATTTAAGCGAATTCGCCCTGCATGTGAGAGCCGTTTTGGGTTTGCCGATTCCGGGGATCCGGCAATACGGAGCCGCCGCTTCAAGTGTGATTTTATCTAACGGCACATCGGACAAGCCCGCCTTTGACGGCGTGGACGTCGCGCTTCGCGAGGCGGATACAAAGGTGCTGATTTTCGGGAAAGGCGAATGCGCCGGAGTCCGCCGTCTCGGCGTTGCCCTGGCCCTTGCCGACGACGTCGAGGCTGCCGTGGAGAAGGCCAAAAGAGTTTCTTCCGCCGTGACTGTTTCGTATTAG
- a CDS encoding exodeoxyribonuclease III, which produces MIIYSWNINGYRAVLKKDFRDWLDGCGGDVVMLQETKVEPDQLDPEDREPDSYSNHYWNWSKKKKGYSGVACFANPEPLSWDTGLPDGRFRDEGRVLHLEYPDFHLFNIYFPNGQMSDERLDFKMGFYDTFLEHAQALRKTKPIVVGGDFNTAHREIDLKNPKANSERSGFLPVERAWIDKFIEHGYVDTFRLFEDGPHHYSWWSYRFNARKNNAGWRIDYFFVSEELKDKVVRAWIEPDVMGSDHCPIGVEIDV; this is translated from the coding sequence ATGATCATCTATTCCTGGAACATCAACGGGTACCGGGCCGTGCTCAAGAAGGATTTCCGCGACTGGCTGGACGGCTGCGGCGGGGACGTGGTCATGCTGCAGGAGACCAAGGTCGAGCCGGACCAGCTCGACCCGGAGGATCGCGAGCCGGACTCCTATTCCAACCACTACTGGAACTGGTCCAAGAAAAAAAAGGGCTATTCCGGTGTGGCCTGCTTCGCCAACCCCGAGCCGTTGTCCTGGGACACCGGCCTGCCCGACGGCCGGTTCCGCGACGAGGGCCGGGTGCTTCACCTCGAATACCCGGACTTCCACCTGTTCAACATCTATTTCCCCAACGGCCAGATGTCCGACGAGCGCCTGGACTTCAAGATGGGCTTCTACGACACCTTCCTCGAACACGCCCAAGCGCTGCGCAAGACCAAGCCCATCGTGGTCGGCGGCGACTTCAACACCGCGCACCGCGAGATCGACCTCAAGAATCCCAAGGCCAACAGCGAGCGGTCCGGGTTCCTGCCCGTGGAACGCGCCTGGATCGACAAGTTCATCGAGCACGGCTACGTGGACACCTTCCGTCTGTTCGAGGACGGCCCGCACCACTACTCCTGGTGGTCCTACCGCTTCAACGCCCGCAAGAACAACGCCGGGTGGCGCATCGACTACTTCTTCGTGTCCGAGGAACTCAAGGACAAGGTGGTCCGCGCCTGGATCGAACCCGACGTCATGGGCTCCGACCACTGCCCCATTGGGGTGGAGATCGACGTTTAG
- a CDS encoding DJ-1/PfpI family protein encodes MAAKKILMLVGDFVEDYEAMVPFQMLLMVGHTVHTVCPGKKAGETVATAVHDFEGHQTYSEKPGHNFGVTTTFEDIKAEDYDALVIPGGRAPEYLRLNPDIIKCVQHFASAGKPIAAICHGPQILTAANVIKGKTSTAYPAVKPDIDGAGGTWCEVNATASNACTDGNLVTAPAWPAHPEWMREFLKVLGSTIEP; translated from the coding sequence ATGGCTGCCAAGAAAATACTGATGCTCGTCGGCGACTTCGTGGAAGACTACGAAGCCATGGTTCCCTTTCAGATGCTCCTGATGGTCGGCCACACGGTCCACACTGTCTGCCCCGGCAAGAAGGCGGGCGAGACCGTGGCCACCGCCGTGCACGACTTCGAAGGGCACCAGACCTACTCCGAAAAACCGGGCCACAACTTCGGGGTGACCACCACCTTCGAGGATATCAAGGCCGAGGACTACGACGCCCTGGTCATCCCCGGCGGCCGCGCCCCCGAATATCTGCGCCTCAACCCGGACATCATCAAGTGCGTGCAGCACTTCGCGAGTGCGGGCAAGCCCATCGCGGCCATCTGCCACGGTCCGCAGATCCTGACCGCCGCGAACGTCATCAAGGGCAAGACCTCCACCGCCTATCCGGCGGTCAAGCCGGACATCGACGGCGCGGGCGGCACCTGGTGCGAGGTCAACGCCACGGCCTCCAACGCCTGCACGGACGGCAATCTCGTCACCGCCCCGGCCTGGCCCGCCCACCCCGAGTGGATGCGCGAGTTCCTCAAGGTGCTCGGCTCGACCATCGAGCCCTAG
- a CDS encoding NAD(P)/FAD-dependent oxidoreductase, translating into MDRLDAVILGAGASGLWCAMTAGARGRKVAVIDHGLKTARKIRVSGGGMCNFTNLHASPEHYLCENPHFVKSALARLSPWDVVGFLGENGITYEERDHGQLFTLEGAGRVAGALVERCQRAGVEFLTGCEIGKVSGDGPFTVEAGGRSIIADKLVLALGGPSWPQVGATDLGFRLAEQFGLKLTATRPGLVPLVFPKKRQAMCVEMAGNALPATVETEGVRFTDPLLFTHRGISGPAVLQASSYWRENRPVTIDFLPGQRLEAIVEEHRASNQQLRNLLARILPKRLPPLLLDASLADSPVSQLSKARIETACEAIHSFSITPSGTEGYAKAEVTVGGVDTARISSKTMEARDVPGLYVIGKHST; encoded by the coding sequence ATGGACAGACTGGACGCCGTCATACTCGGAGCCGGGGCCTCGGGCCTGTGGTGCGCCATGACCGCCGGGGCGCGCGGCCGCAAGGTGGCCGTCATCGACCACGGGCTGAAGACCGCGCGCAAGATCCGCGTGTCCGGCGGCGGCATGTGCAACTTCACCAACCTGCATGCCTCGCCCGAACACTATCTGTGCGAGAACCCGCATTTCGTGAAGTCCGCCCTGGCCCGGCTCTCGCCGTGGGACGTGGTCGGCTTCCTCGGAGAAAACGGCATCACCTACGAGGAACGCGACCACGGCCAGTTGTTCACCCTGGAAGGCGCGGGCCGCGTGGCCGGTGCCCTCGTTGAAAGATGCCAGCGGGCGGGCGTGGAATTCCTGACCGGCTGCGAGATCGGCAAGGTGTCCGGCGACGGGCCGTTCACCGTGGAGGCGGGCGGCCGGAGCATCATAGCCGACAAGCTGGTCCTGGCGCTGGGCGGGCCGTCCTGGCCGCAGGTCGGGGCCACGGACCTCGGCTTCCGGCTGGCCGAACAATTCGGGCTCAAGCTCACCGCGACCCGGCCCGGCCTGGTCCCCCTGGTTTTCCCGAAGAAGCGGCAGGCCATGTGCGTGGAGATGGCGGGCAACGCCCTGCCCGCCACGGTCGAGACGGAAGGCGTGCGCTTCACCGACCCCCTGCTCTTCACCCACCGGGGCATCTCCGGCCCGGCCGTGCTCCAGGCGTCCAGCTACTGGCGCGAGAACCGGCCTGTGACCATCGATTTTCTGCCCGGCCAGCGGCTGGAAGCCATCGTCGAGGAGCACCGCGCCTCCAACCAGCAACTGCGCAACCTGCTCGCCCGCATCCTGCCCAAGCGGCTGCCCCCCCTGCTCCTGGACGCCTCCCTGGCCGACAGCCCGGTCAGCCAACTGTCCAAGGCCCGGATAGAGACGGCCTGCGAGGCCATCCACAGCTTCTCCATCACCCCGTCCGGCACCGAGGGCTACGCCAAGGCCGAGGTCACGGTCGGCGGCGTGGACACGGCCCGCATCTCGTCCAAGACCATGGAGGCCCGCGACGTGCCGGGGTTGTACGTGATAGGGAAACACTCGACGTGA
- the rdgB gene encoding RdgB/HAM1 family non-canonical purine NTP pyrophosphatase, translating to MDTIVLATNNKGKIRELSVMLEPFGVAVKSLAEFPEIGDIPETGETFLDNAFIKARTVAELTGLVAVADDSGIEIDALDGRPGVYSARYAGEQHDDHDNNEKMLAEMKDVPEDKRTGRYRCVMAASAPNGAEITADGAYEITVGHGYKGRGGFGYDVIVIDPDFGCHVAELDPEVKNGKSHRGKAMQKLLEQWPDFWEKANK from the coding sequence ATGGACACCATCGTTCTGGCGACCAACAACAAGGGCAAGATCCGGGAACTCTCGGTCATGCTCGAGCCCTTCGGCGTGGCCGTGAAGAGCCTGGCCGAATTCCCGGAGATCGGGGACATCCCCGAGACCGGCGAGACCTTTCTGGACAACGCCTTCATCAAGGCGCGCACCGTGGCCGAGCTGACCGGCCTGGTGGCCGTGGCCGACGATTCGGGCATCGAAATCGACGCCCTGGACGGCCGCCCCGGCGTCTATTCCGCGCGCTACGCGGGCGAGCAACACGACGACCACGACAACAACGAAAAGATGCTGGCCGAGATGAAGGACGTGCCCGAGGACAAACGCACCGGCCGCTACCGCTGCGTCATGGCCGCCTCCGCCCCCAACGGCGCGGAGATCACCGCGGACGGCGCCTACGAGATTACCGTCGGCCACGGCTACAAAGGCCGGGGCGGCTTCGGCTACGACGTCATCGTCATCGACCCCGACTTCGGCTGCCACGTGGCCGAGCTCGACCCCGAGGTCAAGAACGGCAAGTCCCACCGGGGCAAGGCCATGCAAAAGCTGCTGGAACAGTGGCCGGATTTCTGGGAGAAGGCCAACAAGTAG
- a CDS encoding two-component system sensor histidine kinase NtrB — protein sequence MIEGSIVDEKRYVIGVIGDIPALLALWEMFKDQSNDETLREIGVVAVALPGESVLPEATDAGRIVPTYAGYKAMLEKHPEINMIIEATGRPSLVFELRKYLPPAITLVERGAAQFFINLLASNQMWVACKVDLLHTQTMLKTIVDQMDQEILFLNRDGMVVGMNQTVLDRSGLPKRALMGKHYCDVFTRSKEGECEEWEDPFERTMMTHAPAEATTSLVDPDGRVQYFRVYTSPVADEDGAVNHVVAMRRDITQRRAMENRLQQAERLASIGELSTYMAHEIRNPLFSISGFANSLMRDKDVGTKAREKLSIILDESRRLDEVLRSLLNFTRPTEAQVAEVDLNEVVRATMDVMQLPCSNQNVVPHVSLDEGMARVHANPDLIKQCLINLIKNALEAMKSGGKLYVTTAMNQDMAVLAVEDTGVGIPLDIRDKIFSPFFSTKDKGVGLGLAQIHKIVGELGGRVDLVSMEGVGTKVTLFLPPTLAVEDSGDSA from the coding sequence ATGATCGAAGGATCCATCGTGGACGAAAAGCGATATGTCATCGGAGTCATCGGAGACATCCCTGCCTTGCTCGCCCTCTGGGAGATGTTCAAGGACCAGAGCAACGACGAGACCCTCAGGGAGATCGGCGTGGTGGCCGTGGCCCTGCCGGGCGAGTCCGTGCTGCCCGAGGCCACCGACGCGGGCCGGATCGTCCCCACCTATGCGGGCTACAAGGCCATGCTCGAAAAGCATCCCGAGATCAACATGATCATCGAGGCCACGGGCCGCCCGAGCCTGGTTTTCGAATTGCGCAAGTACCTGCCCCCGGCCATCACCCTGGTGGAGCGCGGCGCGGCCCAGTTCTTCATCAACCTGCTGGCCTCCAACCAGATGTGGGTGGCCTGCAAGGTGGACCTGCTGCATACGCAGACCATGCTCAAGACCATCGTCGACCAGATGGACCAGGAGATCCTGTTTCTGAACCGGGACGGCATGGTGGTGGGCATGAACCAGACCGTGCTGGACCGCTCCGGCCTGCCCAAGCGGGCCCTGATGGGCAAGCACTACTGCGACGTCTTCACCCGGTCCAAGGAGGGGGAATGCGAGGAGTGGGAGGACCCCTTCGAGCGGACCATGATGACCCACGCCCCGGCCGAGGCGACCACCAGCCTGGTGGACCCGGACGGGCGGGTGCAGTATTTCCGGGTCTACACCAGCCCGGTGGCGGACGAGGACGGGGCGGTCAACCACGTGGTCGCCATGCGCCGGGACATCACCCAGCGCCGGGCCATGGAGAACCGGCTGCAACAGGCCGAGCGGCTGGCTTCCATCGGCGAACTGTCCACCTACATGGCCCACGAGATCCGCAACCCGCTTTTTTCCATCAGCGGCTTCGCCAATTCGCTCATGCGCGACAAGGACGTGGGCACCAAGGCGCGCGAGAAGCTGTCCATCATCCTGGACGAATCCCGGCGGCTGGACGAGGTCCTGCGCAGCTTGCTCAACTTCACCCGGCCCACCGAGGCCCAGGTGGCCGAAGTGGACCTGAACGAGGTGGTCCGCGCCACCATGGACGTCATGCAGTTGCCGTGCTCCAATCAGAATGTGGTCCCGCACGTCTCCCTGGACGAGGGCATGGCCAGGGTCCACGCCAACCCGGACCTGATCAAACAGTGCCTCATCAACCTGATCAAGAACGCCCTGGAGGCCATGAAATCGGGCGGCAAGCTGTACGTGACCACCGCCATGAACCAGGACATGGCCGTGCTCGCCGTGGAAGACACCGGCGTGGGTATCCCGCTGGACATCCGCGACAAGATTTTCAGCCCGTTCTTCTCCACCAAGGACAAGGGCGTCGGCCTGGGCCTGGCCCAGATCCACAAGATCGTGGGCGAGCTGGGCGGCCGGGTGGACCTGGTCTCCATGGAGGGGGTCGGCACCAAGGTCACCCTGTTCCTGCCGCCCACCCTGGCGGTTGAAGATTCGGGCGACTCCGCGTAG
- the rimO gene encoding 30S ribosomal protein S12 methylthiotransferase RimO, producing the protein MAKPATTLVRTYTVSLGCPKNRVDTERLLGALGSNMVPADAVADADLVLVNTCGFIQPAIEESIGTILDVVREASEVAEGLGRKPLVCVAGCLVSRYGQDLKNGLPEVDLWLNTEEIELWPAMAAEALALNLPGDTPRNLSTGPAYAFLKVSEGCSHNCRFCTIPSIRGPHKSWPVDFLLDEARLLAGQVPEIIVVGQDSTAYGSDLGQGHDLPALIKGLAAIPNLEWLRIMYLYPAGLTESLLGLLRDTGAPFLPYFDIPLQHAHPDVLASMGRPFARDPDKVVDRVRSFFPDAALRTTFIVGYPGETDEQFEALMDFVRRTRFHHLGVFPYWAEEGTPAAAMENQVPDEVKQERKDRLMELQAEISAEILEGYVGETLPVVIERESDEWPGLYVGRAWFQAPEVDGVTYVGAPPDTRLELGDILDVEIEKADTYDLSGLV; encoded by the coding sequence ATGGCGAAACCGGCAACCACACTCGTGCGAACATACACCGTCAGCCTGGGGTGTCCCAAAAACCGGGTGGACACCGAACGGCTGCTCGGCGCGCTCGGCTCGAACATGGTCCCGGCGGACGCCGTGGCCGACGCCGACCTGGTCCTGGTCAACACCTGCGGCTTCATCCAGCCCGCCATCGAGGAGTCCATCGGCACCATCCTGGACGTGGTCCGCGAGGCCTCGGAAGTGGCCGAGGGCCTGGGCCGCAAGCCGCTCGTCTGCGTGGCCGGGTGCCTGGTCTCGCGCTACGGCCAGGACCTCAAGAACGGGCTGCCCGAGGTGGACCTGTGGCTGAACACCGAGGAGATCGAGCTGTGGCCCGCCATGGCCGCCGAAGCCCTGGCCCTGAACCTGCCCGGCGACACACCGCGCAACCTTTCCACCGGCCCGGCGTACGCCTTTCTCAAGGTCTCGGAGGGGTGCTCACACAACTGCCGGTTCTGCACCATCCCGTCCATTCGCGGCCCGCACAAGAGCTGGCCGGTGGATTTCCTCCTGGACGAGGCCCGGCTGCTGGCTGGCCAGGTACCCGAGATCATCGTGGTCGGCCAGGACTCCACGGCCTACGGCTCGGACCTCGGCCAGGGTCACGACCTGCCCGCCCTGATCAAGGGGCTGGCCGCCATCCCGAACCTGGAGTGGCTGCGCATCATGTATCTCTACCCGGCCGGGCTGACCGAGTCCCTGCTCGGCCTGCTGCGCGACACGGGCGCGCCGTTCCTGCCCTATTTCGACATCCCGTTGCAGCACGCCCACCCGGACGTGCTCGCGTCCATGGGCCGCCCGTTCGCCCGCGATCCGGACAAGGTCGTGGACCGGGTCCGGTCCTTCTTCCCGGACGCGGCCCTGCGGACCACCTTCATCGTCGGCTATCCCGGCGAGACGGACGAACAATTCGAAGCCCTCATGGACTTCGTGCGCCGCACCCGGTTCCACCACCTCGGGGTCTTCCCCTACTGGGCCGAGGAGGGCACCCCGGCCGCGGCCATGGAAAACCAGGTCCCGGACGAGGTCAAACAGGAGCGCAAAGACCGGCTCATGGAGCTCCAGGCCGAGATCAGCGCCGAGATTCTGGAAGGATATGTCGGCGAGACCCTGCCCGTGGTCATCGAGCGGGAGTCGGACGAGTGGCCCGGCCTGTACGTGGGCCGCGCCTGGTTCCAGGCCCCGGAGGTGGATGGGGTGACCTATGTAGGCGCGCCGCCCGACACCCGGTTGGAGTTGGGCGACATCCTCGATGTGGAGATTGAGAAGGCGGACACGTACGACCTTTCAGGTCTTGTGTAG
- the thpR gene encoding RNA 2',3'-cyclic phosphodiesterase, whose translation MPRLFIGIELPDAYRQELNPLIKALSSLTDASTNWSKPDTWHLTLKFLGETDEARIPSLKAALAAVDFTAFTLRAGGAGAFPDARRPKVLWLGLAEGGEQSADLTGAIEDGLAALGIPREKKPFRPHLTLGRVRRPAPGDWTPVLDAAAAHEWPPFTVTHFTLWQSTLTPKGAIHTALAEFPAQ comes from the coding sequence GTGCCCCGACTGTTCATCGGCATAGAGTTACCGGACGCTTATCGGCAAGAACTCAATCCCCTCATCAAGGCACTTTCCAGCCTTACCGATGCCAGCACCAACTGGTCCAAGCCCGACACCTGGCACCTGACCCTGAAGTTTCTCGGCGAAACGGACGAGGCGCGCATCCCGTCCCTGAAAGCGGCCCTGGCCGCCGTGGATTTTACCGCCTTCACCCTGCGGGCCGGAGGCGCAGGCGCGTTCCCGGACGCGAGACGCCCGAAGGTCCTCTGGCTCGGCCTGGCCGAGGGCGGCGAGCAGAGCGCGGACCTGACCGGGGCCATCGAAGACGGGCTGGCCGCCCTCGGCATCCCCCGTGAAAAGAAACCCTTCCGCCCGCACCTGACGCTGGGCCGGGTACGCAGGCCCGCCCCCGGCGACTGGACCCCGGTCCTCGACGCGGCGGCCGCACACGAATGGCCGCCTTTCACCGTAACCCACTTCACCCTCTGGCAAAGCACCCTCACCCCCAAGGGAGCCATCCACACCGCCTTGGCCGAATTCCCGGCCCAATAG